A genomic region of Amphiura filiformis chromosome 6, Afil_fr2py, whole genome shotgun sequence contains the following coding sequences:
- the LOC140154450 gene encoding uncharacterized protein: MSSQISSVVKCVSFHLRNLSRIRRFLDLDTCKLAVQALVFSRIDYGNALLFGATEYDLTRLQRLQNRAARLIMMVGRDTSSAPLLRHLHWLPIRKRIEFKLLVITYKCVNSQAPEYLQELITFRKPKYATRSSLDRTLLIVPKTRTLTGDKAFQTAGPRLWNSLPINIRQAKTLDIFKTNLKTHLFV, encoded by the coding sequence ATGTCTAGTCAGATTTCATCAGTTGTGAAGTGCGTCAGTTTTCACCTACGCAATCTTTCCAGGATTCGTCGTTTTTTAGATCTGGACACATGCAAGCTGGCTGTTCAAGCTCTTGTATTTTCTCGCATAGACTATGGTAACGCCTTACTGTTTGGAGCCACTGAATATGACCTAACTCGTCTGCAACGCCTACAAAATAGAGCCGCGAGACTTATAATGATGGTTGGCCGTGATACATCTAGTGCCCCTCTGTTACGCCATCTTCATTGGCTACCGATCCGTAAGCGTATCGAATTCAAGCTATTGGTCATCACATACAAGTGCGTCAACTCACAAGCTCCGGAATACCTGCAAGAACTGATCACATTTCGCAAACCAAAGTACGCCACTCGTTCATCACTTGACAGAACACTTCTCATTGTTCCAAAAACCAGGACTCTCACCGGTGACAAAGCGTTTCAAACCGCAGGTCCTCGTCTATGGAATTCACTTCCAATCAACATCAGGCAGGCCAAAACACTGGacattttcaaaaccaatttaaaaactcatctgtttgTTTAA